The Arachis hypogaea cultivar Tifrunner chromosome 16, arahy.Tifrunner.gnm2.J5K5, whole genome shotgun sequence genome contains a region encoding:
- the LOC112754934 gene encoding glyceraldehyde-3-phosphate dehydrogenase A, chloroplastic, whose amino-acid sequence MASATLSVAKPALQGNGGKGFSEFSGLRNSSSSYLPFSRKTSDDFHSIISFQTSAVGSSGGYRKGVTEAKLKVAINGFGRIGRNFLRCWHGRKDSPLDVIAINDTGGVKQASHLLKYDSTLGIFDADVKPVGEDAISVDGKVIKVVSNRNPANLPWKELGVDLVIEGTGVFVDREGAGKHIQAGAKKVLITAPGKGDIPTYVVGVNADAYSPDEPIISNASCTTNCLAPFVKVLDQKFGIIKGTMTTTHSYTGDQRLLDASHRDLRRARAAALNIVPTSTGAAKAVALVLPTLKGKLNGIALRVPTPNVSVVDLVVQVSKKTFAEEVNAAFRESAEKELNGILSVCDEPLVSVDFRCTDVSSTVDSSLTMVMGDDMVKVIAWYDNEWGYSQRVVDLADIVANSWK is encoded by the exons ATGGCTTCGGCTACACTTTCTGTAGCCAAACCAGCTCTTCAG GGAAATGGTGGGAAGGGGTTCTCTGAATTCTCTGGCCTCCGCAACTCATCATCTAGCTACCTTCCTTTCTCTAGGAAGACTTCAGATGACTTCCACTCTATCATTTCATTCCAGACATCTGCA GTTGGAAGCAGTGGAGGATACAGGAAAGGTGTGACGGAAGCGAAGCTGAAGGTGGCCATAAACGGTTTTGGCAGGATTGGAAGGAACTTCTTGAGGTGCTGGCACGGCCGCAAAGACTCTCCTCTGGATGTCATTGCCATCAATGACACCGGAGGCGTCAAGCAGGCCTCTCACCTTCTCAAGTATGACTCCACCCTTGGCATATTCGACGCCGACGTTAAGCCTGTCGGTGAGGATGCCATCTCCGTTGACGGAAAGGTCATCAAAGTTGTCTCCAACCGCAACCCTGCTAACCTTCCCTGGAA GGAATTGGGAGTTGACTTGGTGATTGAAGGAACTGGGGTGTTCGTGGACAGAGAAGGTGCAGGGAAGCACATTCAGGCGGGAGCCAAGAAGGTACTGATCACAGCCCCAGGCAAAGGTGACATCCCAACCTATGTAGTTGGTGTCAATGCTGATGCTTACAGCCCAGACGAACCCATCATCAGCAACGCTTCTTGCACCACTAACTGCCTTGCTCCCTTCGTCAAGGTCCTTGACCAGAAATTCG GTATCATCAAGGGAACCATGACCACCACTCACTCCTACACCGGAGACCAAAGGCTTCTTGACGCCAGCCACCGCGACCTCAGGCGCGCGAGGGCGGCAGCGCTGAACATCGTGCCGACCTCAACCGGAGCGGCCAAGGCGGTGGCGCTTGTGTTGCCGACACTTAAGGGAAAGCTGAACGGAATTGCATTGCGTGTACCAACGCCAAACGTGTCCGTCGTTGACCTCGTTGTTCAGGTGTCAAAGAAGACGTTCGCGGAGGAAGTCAACGCTGCGTTCAGAGAGAGCGCGGAGAAGGAGCTTAACGGCATCCTCTCAGTGTGTGATGAACCACTTGTCTCCGTTGATTTCAGGTGCACCGACGTTTCATCTACCGTTGACTCTTCGTTGACCATGGTCATGGGTGATGACATGGTGAAGGTTATTGCTTGGTATGATAATGAGTGGGGTTACTCACAAAGGGTTGTGGATTTGGCTGACATTGTTGCAAACAGCTGGAAGTGA